The window TACACGTTCGCCAGTGTGACACCCGGCAACCGTCACGCCAAGGTCGTGTTCGGAGGACGCCGCCGGCCGCCGCCTGCGATGTGACCACGCCGACAGCCCCGGGGTGCGTTGCACCCCGGGGTTACTCAGCGTGAGATCAGGCGGCGCGGCCCCCGAGGTCGGTGACGACCTGCTCGGCGTCCTGGACGAACCGGGGCGCGACCGACGCGAACGCCCGGAGCGGGTCGGGACCCGGCACGTCGTCGCGGTCGAGCGGGCCGAGCGCGCCGATCAGGTCCACCGCGCCGGTCGGCGGCGCGTCCCCGATCGGGCCCACCGAGCCGAGCAGCAGCGCGAGCAGAGCAGCCTGCTCCCCCACCGCGGCGCACACGGCGTCGCCGACCGAGGTCGTCTGGGTTGCGTTCACCGGAGCCTCCTAGCGGGCCGCGGCCTTGGCCGCCGAGTTGGGCGCCAGGTCCACCGCGCGCCGCGCGTCGAGCGCGAGCATCAGCCGGCTGTCGAGCTTGAACGCGCCGATGATCAGCTCCCGGAGCGGTCCGGCGAGCGTGTCCGGCGGCGGCTCGAACGTGTCGGACTGCAGCTCGACCACGTCGCCGATCTTGTCGACGAGCAGGCTGATCGCCTCGCCGTCCTCCGACACGATGACGTTCATCGACGGCTTGGACATGTCCCGCGGCTCCAGCCCGAGCCGGACGCCCAGGTCGACCGCGGCCATGACCTGGCCCCGCAGGTTGATCAGGCCGCCGACCGACTTGTCGGCCAGCGGGACCCGGGTGTACTCGCTGAACCGCAGAACCTCGACGACCTTCTCCACGCCCACCCCGAACAGCTGGTCGGCCACTTCGAAGGTCGTGTATTGGCGCGATGTCATACCGCACTCATCTCCTCGAGGCCGCCGCTGTAGTTCTCCGCGTATTCGTCGATCGCGTCGAAGAAGTTGACGTCGGCGGCCAGGATCGCCTGCCGGACGTCGAGCATCTCGGTGACCCGCTGCTGGATGACCGCGGAACCGGTCAGACCGGAGTCGTCCAGGTCGCTGTGGGTCGCGGTCGAGTCCTCGACGATGTCGACGATCTTCTCGACGGCGAGCGCGACGCTACGGCCGCGCTCGCTGTAGACGACCACCGGCACCGAGTCACCGTCCTCGGCCGGGTACGCGCCGAGCAGGTGGGCCAGCCGCACCAGCGGCAGGATCTTGCCGCGGTACTGCACGACCTCGCGGCTGCCGACCCGCTCGATCTTCTCGACCGGGAACTCCTCGAGCCGGGTGACCATGTCCAGCGGCACCGCGACCCGCCGGTCGCCGACGCCGGTGATGAGCAGCCGGTTGCCGCTGCCGACCGAGCCGCTCGACTGCGAGCTGTCGCCACCGAGGCCGGCCTTCTCGACCGCCTGCGCGGCCAGCAGCGAGCGCCGGGCCAGCGACTGGACGTCGAGGATCAGCGCGACCTTGCCGTCGCCCAGGATCGTCGATCCCTGGTAGACGCCGATGTCCTTGAGCAGCGTCGCCAGCGGCTTGACGACGATCTCCTCGGTGTTCAGGACGCGGTCGACGACCAGGCCGAACCGTCGTCCCTCGGCCTGCAGTACCGCGATGTAGACGTCCTTCTCGCTGGAGCCGACCGGCAGGCCGAGGCTCTCGTCCAGCCGGACCAGCGGCAGCAGCTTGCCCCGCAGCCGGTAGACCGGCGCTCCCGAGACGTGCTCGATGTTCTTGTCCGACGAGCCGTCGACGAACACCAGCTCGTCGACCGCGATCTGCGGGATCGCGTACTGCTCGGTGCTGCACTCGACGGTCAGCGCCTGGATGATCGCCAGCGTCAGCGGGATCGTCAGCCGCCAGACCGTGCCCTTGCCGGGCGTCGAGTCGACGTCGACCGTGCCGCCGATCTTCTCGATGTTGGTCTTGACGACGTCCATGCCGACGCCGCGGCCGGAGACGTTCGTGACCTTCTTGGCCGTCGAGAAGCCGGGCTGGAACAGCAGCTGGAGGATGTCGCTGGTCTCCATCCGGGCCAGCTGGTCCCGGGTGATGACGCCCCGGTCGAGCGCGGTGGCGGCGACCCGCTCGGGGTCGATGCCGGCGCCGTCGTCCTGCACCTCGACGACGACGTGCCCGCCCTCGTGGTAGGCGCGCAGCGTCAGCGTGCCCTCGGGGTTCTTGCCGTTGGCCGTCCGGACGTCCGGCGGCTCGATGCCGTGGTCGACCGCGTTGCGGACGAGGTGGGTCAGCGGGTCCTTGACCGACTCCAGCAGGCTCCGGTCGAGTTCGGTGTCCTTGCCCTCCATCGCCAGCCGGATCTGGCGTCCGAGCTGGCTGGAGAGGTCACGGACGACCCGGGGCAGCTTCGACCAGATCTGGTCGATGGGCTGCATCCGGGTCTTCATCACGGATTCCTGCAGCTCGGACGTGATCAGGTTGAGCCGCTGGGTGGTCCGGGACAGGTTCGGGTCGGACATCTCGCTGACGCCCCGGACCAGCTGGTTACGGGTCAGCACCAGCTCGCCGACCAGGCGCATCAGCGCGTCGAGCAGATCGACGTCGACGCGGATCGAGCTCTCGGCGACGCTCCGGCGCTGCGGGGCACCGCCCTCCTCGCCCGGTTCGGGCGGCCCGGGCGGGGCGCCGCCACCGCGCGGGGCGGGCACGTCCGCGGCCTTGGCCGGCTCGGGTTCGGGCGCGGCGGCCGCCTCGGGCTCCGCCTCCGGCGTCGCTGGAGCAGCCTCGGGGGCCGCCTCGGCGACCGCCTCGGCCTCGGCCGGCGCTTCCGCGGCCGGCGCGGCCTTGGGCTTGCCCGACCCGTCCTCGATACAGGCGGTCACCTGCTCGATGACGCTCTGGACGTCCATCTCGCCCTCGGCGCCCTGCTCCTCGATCTGCGTGAGCAGACCGCGGACCGTGTCGACCATCCGGAGCAGCGCGTTGGCACTCTCGACGTTCATCGACTGGGCACCGTCACGCAGACGGGAGAGAAGCGACTCGCCGGCGTGGGTGACGGTCTCGAGCCGGTGGAACGCGAGGAAGCCGCTGGTGCCCTTGATCGTGTGGATCGTGCGGAAGATGCTCGACAGGAGTTCGCGGGAGTCGGGGTGCTGCTCCAGCGCCACCAGGTCCCGGTCCAGCTGATCCAGGTTTTCGTGGCTCTCGACCAGGAACTCTTGAACGATGTCGTCCAACTCGTCCACGTTCGTCTCCCTCTGCTCGTCGCGCGTTCCATCGACGCAACTGGGGTTCACCTGAGGAAAGGCGTGCCCCCGGGGCTGAAACTGCACCCGTTTGGCTATGCTTAAGGGTGTAATGCCCGTTCTGTGGGGGGCTCAATGAGTACGGTGCTGATCGCCGACGACGATCCGGACATCCTGGCGCTGGTGACGTTCAAGGTGAAGCAGGCCGGCTACCACTTGATCACCGCGACCGACGGAGCGGCGGCCCTGGCCGCGGCCCGCGAGACCACGCCCGACCTGTGCGTGCTCGACGTGTCGATGCCCCGGATGTCGGGGCTCGAGGTGTGCCGCGAGCTGCGCAAGGACGAGGCGACCGCGAAGGTGCCGGTGCTGCTGCTGACCGCTCGGGCGCAGGAGGCCGACATCGAGGCCGGCTTCGACGTCGGCGCCGACGACTACGTCGTCAAGCCGTTCAGCCCCCGCGAGCTGGTAGCCCGCATCACCGCGATCCTGGGCCCGGCGTCCTAGCTGCTGGTGCTGGTGCTGGCCCGGGCCAACGCCCGGGCCTTGGCGGCGGCGATGGCGGCGGCCCGGGGGTCGGTGGCCTCGTCGGTGGTGACCGGGGCGGTGGCGGCGGCCCGGGGCAGGCTGAGGGTCAGCGTCGTGCCCTGGTCGACGGCGGAGGCCAGCGCGACGTCACCGCCGTGGCGCTCGACGATCGAGCGCGTGATCGCCAGGCCCAGGCCGGTACCCTGGATCGCGCTGGTCACCGCGTTCGAGGCCCGCTGGAACGGCTGGAACAGCTTGTCCTGGTCGTCGGCCGGGATCCCCATCCCGGTGTCCGCGACCTCGATCACGACCCGCTCCGCGCCTGCGGCGCGCGCCGACACCCGCACCGACCCGCCGGCCGGGGTGAACTTCAGCGCGTTCCCGACGACGTTCAGCAGCGCCCGCTCCAATTGGCGGACGTCCCCCACCACCGCGAACCCGTCGGCCCGGGCGCAGTCCAGCGTGAGCCCGGCCTCGGCGGCGGCCGGGCCGAGCGTGCCCTGCACGCGGTCGATCAGCGCGGACACCTCGACCCGGGTCGCGGCCAGCTCCAGGCTGTTCGCGTCGATCCGGGACAGCGTGAGCAGGTCGCCGACCAGCTCGCGCAGCCGCTCGGCGTTACGCTCGATGATCGAGAGGCTGCGGTGCTGGGACTCCGACAGGTCGCCCTGGTCGCCCGAGAGCAGGATCTCCAGGTAGCCGAGGATGCTGGTCAGCGGGGTCCGCAGCTCGTGCGAGACCGTGGAGATGAAGTCGGTCTTCTGGCGGTCGAGGTCCTGGAAGCGTTCGGCGAGTTCGCGCTGGTGGGCGTAGATCTGGGCGACGTGGAGGCCCCGGCCGGTGTCGGCCGCGACCGCCTCGACCAGCGCCCGTTCGTCGTCGGTCCAGGCGCGGGCCGCGTCGGCCTGGATCAGGACGAGCAGGCCGGAGAGCTCTCCGTCGACCGAGAAGCCGGTGAGCAGGCACGACTGCGCGTTCGTCGTGTCGAGGACCCGTGCGGCGAGCGCCTGGGCGCCCGGCTCGGGCGGCTCGGTGGGTGGCGGGGTGGCGTTCCGCCAGGCGCAGCCCCGGGGCCACTCGGGCGCGGCCGTCGCTTCCCGGAGCGCGTCGGCGGACGGCGGCGCGAGGCCGGCCCGGGTCCAGAGCCGGTCGGCCCCGGTCGGTCCGGTCCCGTCGGCCAGCCGGACGTAGACGTGGTCGACGCCCAGCGCGACGCCGAGCCCCACCGTCACCTCGCCGAGGATCGCGTCCTCGTCCAGCGAGCCCCGGACGCTGGCGCCGAGATCGTGCGCCTGCTGCCGGATCCGCGCCCGCCCGGCCTCGTGCGAGTGCAGCCGCTCGCTCTCGTCGGCCAGCTCGTTCAGCGCCCGGACGACCTGGCGCACCTCGGGCGGCCCGGTGTCGCGTCCCCGGGCCGTGCGGTCGCCCCGGCCCAGCAGCGTCAGCGTCGTCCGGATGTTCTCCAGGGGCGTGATGAGCAACCGGCGGGTGCGCAGACCGAGGAGCAGCACCACGCCGACGGCGAGGACGGTCAGCGAGGCGGTCACCGTGTCGCTGACGGTGCTGATCAGGCGGAAGCGGTTCACCGCGTCGGCGCGCTGCGCGGTCAGCTCGACGCCGACCCGCGCGTTCGCGGCGCGCAACTGGTCGAAGAGGGCCTTGCCCTGCACCGAGACGGCCGGTTGCAGCGCGGCCGAGGCGGTCCCGTCGGACGGGGACTCCGGCAGCGCGGCCGACGGAGCGGTGAACGCGAGCCAGGCGTCGGCCCGCGCGATCTCGGCCACCACCAGCGTGCGCAGGGTGTCGGAGTCCGCGGCCTCCAGCACCGCGTCCCGCTCCTCCGG of the Cryptosporangium phraense genome contains:
- a CDS encoding chemotaxis protein CheW, which produces MTSRQYTTFEVADQLFGVGVEKVVEVLRFSEYTRVPLADKSVGGLINLRGQVMAAVDLGVRLGLEPRDMSKPSMNVIVSEDGEAISLLVDKIGDVVELQSDTFEPPPDTLAGPLRELIIGAFKLDSRLMLALDARRAVDLAPNSAAKAAAR
- a CDS encoding chemotaxis protein CheW, whose amino-acid sequence is MDELDDIVQEFLVESHENLDQLDRDLVALEQHPDSRELLSSIFRTIHTIKGTSGFLAFHRLETVTHAGESLLSRLRDGAQSMNVESANALLRMVDTVRGLLTQIEEQGAEGEMDVQSVIEQVTACIEDGSGKPKAAPAAEAPAEAEAVAEAAPEAAPATPEAEPEAAAAPEPEPAKAADVPAPRGGGAPPGPPEPGEEGGAPQRRSVAESSIRVDVDLLDALMRLVGELVLTRNQLVRGVSEMSDPNLSRTTQRLNLITSELQESVMKTRMQPIDQIWSKLPRVVRDLSSQLGRQIRLAMEGKDTELDRSLLESVKDPLTHLVRNAVDHGIEPPDVRTANGKNPEGTLTLRAYHEGGHVVVEVQDDGAGIDPERVAATALDRGVITRDQLARMETSDILQLLFQPGFSTAKKVTNVSGRGVGMDVVKTNIEKIGGTVDVDSTPGKGTVWRLTIPLTLAIIQALTVECSTEQYAIPQIAVDELVFVDGSSDKNIEHVSGAPVYRLRGKLLPLVRLDESLGLPVGSSEKDVYIAVLQAEGRRFGLVVDRVLNTEEIVVKPLATLLKDIGVYQGSTILGDGKVALILDVQSLARRSLLAAQAVEKAGLGGDSSQSSGSVGSGNRLLITGVGDRRVAVPLDMVTRLEEFPVEKIERVGSREVVQYRGKILPLVRLAHLLGAYPAEDGDSVPVVVYSERGRSVALAVEKIVDIVEDSTATHSDLDDSGLTGSAVIQQRVTEMLDVRQAILAADVNFFDAIDEYAENYSGGLEEMSAV
- a CDS encoding response regulator transcription factor, translated to MSTVLIADDDPDILALVTFKVKQAGYHLITATDGAAALAAARETTPDLCVLDVSMPRMSGLEVCRELRKDEATAKVPVLLLTARAQEADIEAGFDVGADDYVVKPFSPRELVARITAILGPAS
- a CDS encoding ATP-binding protein; the protein is MTSTASILRVGFGALVALLLGLGAARLAVGHYLTHDVDATITRAAGASDANAALLQVLTDAETGLRGYQLTGEPSFLQPYRLGVARYPEERDAVLEAADSDTLRTLVVAEIARADAWLAFTAPSAALPESPSDGTASAALQPAVSVQGKALFDQLRAANARVGVELTAQRADAVNRFRLISTVSDTVTASLTVLAVGVVLLLGLRTRRLLITPLENIRTTLTLLGRGDRTARGRDTGPPEVRQVVRALNELADESERLHSHEAGRARIRQQAHDLGASVRGSLDEDAILGEVTVGLGVALGVDHVYVRLADGTGPTGADRLWTRAGLAPPSADALREATAAPEWPRGCAWRNATPPPTEPPEPGAQALAARVLDTTNAQSCLLTGFSVDGELSGLLVLIQADAARAWTDDERALVEAVAADTGRGLHVAQIYAHQRELAERFQDLDRQKTDFISTVSHELRTPLTSILGYLEILLSGDQGDLSESQHRSLSIIERNAERLRELVGDLLTLSRIDANSLELAATRVEVSALIDRVQGTLGPAAAEAGLTLDCARADGFAVVGDVRQLERALLNVVGNALKFTPAGGSVRVSARAAGAERVVIEVADTGMGIPADDQDKLFQPFQRASNAVTSAIQGTGLGLAITRSIVERHGGDVALASAVDQGTTLTLSLPRAAATAPVTTDEATDPRAAAIAAAKARALARASTSTSS